ACACACCTTTTTTCAGTCAGTGTCATCATTGGAAAAGTGAGTTccccacatgaacacacacatttctgccaaagctgaaatgttttttgttactTCACTTGAGAACAAGGTTGtaattttcattttgtctgaaCTGAAGTTTTGATTGTTGCTCAATACTTCCTGTTCAAATACCTCGGAATTGAAACCACAATTTCCAGCGAGTTCACACAAGCAGTGGATGATCGTGTGAGTCCTGACCAATTCTCCATCAGCTGAGATTTCATAATTGCTACAAGTTTCTGCAGGAATTAAACATCAAAGATACCAGAGCAGTGTGTTAATCCCTGTGATCCCATCTCTCCAGGAATGAGACTCTCACCCCGACCCATTTCTTCGTGATCCTGACGAGCTGCGTGAACTCGGCCCTCAGCCCTTCTCAGTGCGAGGGCCCTCTGCAGACCCAGTCCTTCATCCTGCCCCACCGACCCGACCACACCGAGAGCTGCGCGGTGAGTAACACCTTCACCACCGCGTCACCTCTGCGGAAAAACCTGCTGCTGACAAGTCCCACAGTGGAAACGCATCATCGCTTCTTCTTTTAATACACGGCGCATTCATAGgtttttctctgctcttcctcagAATGGGTCGGACATGTCGTGGGTGGAGGAGTGGCTACGCTTCCACACCGCGCGGGTCCGAGACATCGAGCTCCTGACGGGGCTGAGCTTCTACCACGACAGGCTTTCAGTGGAGGAGACGCTACAGCTCAAGACGTTTCTACATAGCGCTTAAAACCagagacgtttttttttattgaaataaagttttaatcTCAGAGGGAAGCACAACAGGCCTCTGTCCACGGGGTCTCGCAGTAAACCTGCTCTCAGGGGCCATGAATCCCAACAATGAGTTCCATCCGtctattttttattgtaatGTCTGATTCCAAAACAAATTTTACAGTTATTCAATGTGTGAGAGTCACGTGTTTCATTTTTTAGAGATGATTGTACAGAGAGTTTAAATGAGCTTTGAACCAAAGACGCCATCTGCCGCACTTCTTCAGTTGggactgaaacaaaaaaaaaaaagggaaacgtTTATCCACGGAAGACGTATTCATACCACAGATGATTTCAGAGTCaggtctttttttctttttttagaaacACCGTGACGCTCTGGAGACTTTCCGGAATCCTGCCACACATCTGGAGAAGTGGAAAAACACCCAAATGCTCTCgtaattgtttttgtattttctttatacTGTGCCAATGTcgtttttttggttttgtaaattgtttttcttGGTCGGTGACATCCTTGAAGAGATAATTGTTCAGtccagtgtgtgaatgtgtgcgtccacatgtgcagtttgtgtgtttatggacGGATAACGAGGCACAGACGTGTGAAAGGCTTCTGACGTCAGGACACCCAgactgaaacagacacaaaacggCTTCATACAACGTGGCTTCTCTGTGTCGGCTGTTGTGCGTCtctttgtgagtttgtgtgtcgtttaaaacctttttttattgatgttaAACGCCGCCAAGGATGatgtgttttcactcctgtgcttttgtgtttttgttctcaGCTGATTTCCTTGAAATTTGTGgaatttcccttttctttctcttatttctttcttacttttcctttattcctcttttttttcttttcaacattttcacagatcTCCTAGGGGAATCATTCATCGACTGATATGAACCCTTCTGATGTTTGCATCTCTTTCTCAaggttttgtgtctctttgtcgtCTTTTGTCTCTGTGGCTGTTTGCATCTCTTTGTGGTCCTTCGTTCATTCAGCATCTCTTCTTTGGTCGTTATACATCTGTCAGTGGtccctttgcatgtctgtggttgtgtcttCATACACCAACCTTATTGTGTTCTGTGCCTCTGTGCAGTTTCTCTTGTGAGCACTGTGCAGGAGAAGCAAAGCTctcaggtgctgcagctgaactccAGCATCTGTACATGACTATGTGTTGTGTGCAAAcgtgtattattttttatttggagtcGGAACATAATAAAGTTCATATGATTTAGCGTTTTCCTTTATGTGTTTTTTCAATATTGTCAGAATTGCCTTTGGACAAAAACccaattttatataaaaacccTTCTATTCCAACCTTTGTGGCTTGAATCCTTTGTctccagctgcagagaaacactttCCTCACACATTATTGCACATCGAGGGGAAATCTTCAACACAGCAAAGCAGCCGTTGCTCTGCTGGCCTCCACCAGATTGCAgcagtgcctgtgtgtgaacGTGACGAGGAAGGAAGCTCTGCGTCTTTCCTTCAGTCTATATAAATCTGCCACTTCCTCACGCTGACCAAAGCAGCCGTGCACTGAGCCCGGAGGTAAGATCTTttgcagctttctctctctctctgcgtctcctcACTTTACTGTGACCTGATTCTCGTGCCTCAAACCCTGAGCTCACTTTGTTTCTGTTGCTGCTCTCCGGGCTCGATCCCTCGTTATTCTCAGGTCGAGCCGGTTGAGATGGAGCAACAGAGGAAGGTGTTGAGTAAAGGTTTGGTAATCAGAGATAGTTTTTTTGGTCGTGGTGAAGGAAAGGAAGAGTTTTTGTTAAAGTGAAAATCTCCTTTTGTCTTTGCACTTTGGCATTGTTTACATCCTGGCAGACATTGTGCTTTAGCTGCAGAGGGTGAATTGATATCTGCTTTAATGTCTCACATGTTGACAAGTATATTTATCAAGAGAAAAGCAGAAATGTTGATAATTTAAATCATAGTTTATTGAgttgattttcatttgttttaagatgtccatgcagagaaaaacctAAAGTGAttgatttctgatttatttgtttttaattgaatattGTATATAAGTGTATGTGTCCTTCTCCCTTTGCGGCGTCATTTACATTGTGCAGGCTGCAGAATGTAAATTCACAGTCCGCATCATTTATCAGATTTGGAAAAGCATATTTATAAAGAAgaacatttagatttattttttcacagagacaaaaaggagagaaaaaggttAGATTCATAACTTCAATGTTCGTCCATTCATTTCATGTAAAACACTTGAGTCATTACATCCTTCTGCACTTCTGTGTGTATGGAGATTGCGTGTGTGGGTTTGGTGAGTGAGTTGTGGTCgagagtttttattttgaacttgCCTGTGGTGACCAGACTTGGCCGCGAGCTGACAGGTGGAATGCAGCCGCTCACACGGGTCTTTTCCAGGAAACCCTGTCCTGAGTGGGAAACCCGTAAAAGGCCCTTTGACCATCGTTGGTCTTTTGCACGAGGCTCAGACTCCGTGTTCTCGACAGCCCTttactgtcactgctgctgatgatgggCTTGTCTTCTCGGATGTGACCTCCCACGTCAGCGTTCAACCACACACAGCCTGAATCATTCTGGTCCCATGCGTAGTACAGGCggagtgtgaaatgactgtgtCTGCATTGAGGAAAATGAGCATCACCAGCTTCTTCCTGCTGCATTTTTCATCTCTCGCCTCATTTGATATTTGCAACTTGAGAGAATCCCCGTCAGGCATGTGGCACGTCAGCAGAGGACAGATAACAGCCGTGGCCCCTCTGGGAGACGGGAGGCCCTAATCTCTGATTGTTTTCTCcggccctcctgcagctctgggtAGCAACTGGGACACGTTCTTATCTCCCAACACAGACTGGTATTCAGCTGCTCAACCAGGCCGGCTCCTCTCGACTCCCTCATGTCTCATTTGGCTGCTACTGAGGAGAAAAATGCTTCGTACACAATTAGGAGGAAAATGAACCCATTTGTGAGATGAATGAGaagttaaaggaatagtttCACATCAAGCCGTCCTCTTAACCTGCGAGTTCAaaggctggagccaatcaggTCCCTGGATACAACCCTACACACTCAAAGTCAATCATCCACTCAGTCGGTCAGAcacacctgcaacacacacaagcgcaacagcagagagagagacatccaCAACACAGGCAGATTCAAGCGTCGTAACACACTTGAGTCTGACAATTCACCTTTAAGAGACAACGTGAACTGATGCAACTTCTAAATTTAGTACAGGAGCCTGAAATGACACCATGATGGGAAAACCCCCAGCGAGGCCCTTGGCTTTCTTCTAAAAAGCTTCAAAGGACACGTATGATGTGTCTAGGATGGTGGTGGggtttttaaaataatgatagtAAAAGAATAACCTGAAGATGCGTCCTCCTTCGGTATTTAGCAGCTGACGTCTGAGCAGTTGGCTCATCAACACAGAATCGGTCCAAGAGGTGCAAATGACACAAGATGAAAATGTGCTTCCCATTCTGTCTAAACACGACCTCTACCTCGGATGTGAAATCTGTGACCGAGAAACACTCCAAAAAAGAGAAGATCAGTTATTGTGCAGATTCAACAAATGAGATCTAacgagctgcagcttcatatttactCTTGTCCAGAAAGCAATTGAGCTAATTAACCAAAGATGATGAACTGCTCctttaatgtaaataatttatgtctgtgttgcatttttattaaaacaaacctACTCCCTCTTAACCCAGAGGATTCGCCTCCAAGGCTCACAACTTTCTTCTGGAGTTTCAGCTGTTGAAAtaagattttttaaataaaataagtcaATTCATTTATATAGAAGAgtcaggggaaaaaaagaaaaagaaagaaactagAACACAGACGCACATCTGACATCAATAATGCAAcggttggcatttgtgttttgCAGTCCTGTCATCAGTGAAGCAtcgctgctcctcctgcagctgaggaggTAAAAGAGACCCTGTGACACTGATACAGGAGATGAAGGATGAGAACAcgttttatttctgtctttggtTCAAATGTCACCGGCTCCTCTGCCACAGTTACTCCTCTATTGATTTACTGTCTGCGTCATCGGGTCACAGATTTGTAAGAGACtgagaaaaagggaaaacgTCTGCTGGGCCAATGTGAGGCTTCATCATCCAGGTGGAAACACTACAACTCTCTGCTCAGGAGGTCCACTTCCTGCTCTGACGTGGACGGAGGCTCCCGGGGCATCACAACCGGGGGAGCACTTTGGATAACCTGTTTTTATCTTTGACCCTTTTCTGCTCCAGCagcctgaagaggaggaggtctgAGCCTGAGttcagtgaagaggaggagacaggcggtaataaaaagaagaagcagagagggGAGGACCGAcagtgagaagagaagagaagcagagacgGACCAGAGGCTGTCGCTCAAAGATGGATCTAGATTTTCTTCAcgccctggagagagagagagtcctggATGTCCTGCGGAGAGACAAACAGCTGCGTATCATAGAGGAGGACAGGATCAGGTGAGGATCAGGTTCCATTAGGTTGTGTGATTCACTTACTGCAGGGGAATCCTTCTTTATGATGCTGAAAGGAGACTGAACTCTACAAAGAGGAACAAGGTTGAAAACATATGTCTTTTTCTTCCCATAATCAGAACCTGTGATAATTTGGATTCCCACAAACCAGATCTAATGTTTAAAGATTCAAAACCTTATCGTCCCATAATACCaagtaaacaaaatataataaggccaaattttatttatatttttctataattAAAACCTGTTAGTTTGAatttcaacaaacaaaatatattttttgaattaGTGTGATTTAAAGGTTTCGTTAAggatcaagattcaagagtcAAAAGTTTCTACTCTTTTGAAACAGGCTAGCAGTTCCCCCctgcttccagtctttatgctaagctaagctaaaccAGATTTGTGTCCTTTAAAGCCCGTCAGGATTTTGGGAAAACGCACCGATATGTGAAGGTTTTCTTTTCTGACACTTAAAGatgtctcctctctcatctcagGAGAATGAAACACGAGCTCCAGGAGCTTCGCAGACGAGGCGCCAAGAGTTTCACGCGGCAGTACGGCGAGCGGACCTGCGCCCGCTGCCAGAGGCCTCTGGGAAAGTTCTGGAACTCGGGCGACGTCTGCCACGGCTGCAGCCACCGCATCTGCAGCCGGTGTCGTGTGGGCGTGGGAGCGTCGGGCTGGACGTGCACAGTGTGTTACGCCTACAGGTACAGTGGAGAGTCAAGACACCTGCACCTACGTGACTGGAAATATTTGAGTCAGTGGTCGTCACTTAATGACTGTAGAGTTCAGGAGACAGGTCACAGGAACGACTGTAGCTGCTGCTTTGAAATTTATGACTTCTGAAactccctttcttttttatctgcTCTTGTTTTGTACCTTTAAACTACTAAATGTCTTCAAAGCAGCTTTAAactctttaaataaaagattaaaaaacaatgtgaaacagGTAAAATTATCGTCAGCTGCAGCTCAACTTTATGGAGATCTAGAGATTTACGAGTTCCAGCTCAGTGTTTAATGGTCCAGTCCACAACTTCACTGTTTTACCTCCAGTTCCAGTCAGTGTTTAATGGTCCAGTCCACAACGTCACTGTTTCACCttgagctgaaacaaacaaatcctgAGTTCCAGCTACAGAATAGTAATATCTACTGCTTTCCTAATCCAattattatgatttttatgCATTTCAGTCTGTTGGTCAACCAAACTGACATTTTAGAGACTATACAATTTATTGACAGATTAATCAATGATAAAATAATCATCATCTTTTTTCCAGTATGACTACAGCGTGCTCATATATTGACTATAACTACTAATCCCGGTGGTTGTCTCCCCAGCGAGGTGAAGATCAGGTCTGGAGATTGGTTCGTGGAGGAAAAGTTAAAGAAGTTTCCCGTCTCCCAAGGTTTGTTTATAATACTTGACCTTCATTGActcttatttattattcatcctCCCTCTGTAACATCCACTTAGGAAACACCGAATAATAAAATATGGATGTTCCAagttatgtttgtttatgttacTGAATTATTCAGTATAAATCTAtttacagagagacagagttatAATACCAATAAGGATAATCTTAAATActtatttgtgtcttttaatCCTTTCATACAACATAAATGGACACAATCACTTTCACTTTGTTTGAACATTACATGAAAGTCTTGTTGGGTTTAACCACTAACTTAACACAGAGGACATTAATTCCCTTCACACTGGACTCCACCCTGATCGAGGTGTTGTCACACACGTAGAGCCAAATGtcatctgattttttttttatatatcttcTTTACAGACAAATATGAAACAGTCGGGGAGAAGCTGTTGCAAACCTACAATGTCCTGAGGTAAGATGTGATGATCATACGTGTGTGCATACGTGTGAGTCATCAAATCCTTAAACGCATGTGTTCCCTTTCATTTCAGTCATATATCTGTGGTGCCGcccactcctccaccacatcTGGATCAGCACTTTCTGAGCAGATCGGGGGTAAAGCAGATTCCCCCGCAAAATTATTATACGGCAAAACGTGTCAAACTGGCATTAATTGAGTTTTTTCCACCTGCAGAGTTTGAACAACTCAAAACCTTTCACCAAATCGGTGGAGGATCTCATGGTTTCCTTCACGAGTCACATGAAGAGTAAGTTGTCACGAACATCGTTGTCATATCAGTCTTTTGCAAGAGCACAACGTTTAGTGCACAAGTGTATGAGAGCAAGCACAGGATAACCACAAAGGAAGCTTGCCTCAAAGAAAAGATCTCACCTCCGGAAACCCCGATGTTGCGTAAgaaagcagagacacacattaggtagaaaaaaacacatctgataACACAACTCCAGGAAGTGGACAAACATTCAGCTCAAAGTGATTTCTGTCCGTTTCTATAGACTTTCATCCAagttcctccttttcctctgagATTCCAATTCTCTTTTTCTGGATGCAGATATTTCCACTTCTCAAAACGACGTGCAGGCCGACCTGCTGTTCGTCGGCAACGGGCGCAAAGGGTCCTGCTTCACCTTCACCCACCAGAAGAGCCTGTCTGACACCGAGATCAACAAATCCTCTCGTGTGAGTCAGCGACAACCAATCAAAATAAGAATCATATAATTAAACAACTGtccctggtctctctctctctctcttctctcttccccgtGTTTGACCGCCTACCCCAACCAGTTTAGGCAAATGGAGTCTGGTTCTATGAGGagtcttccagttaatgagggaaaGGTTTTTGCTCGTTTccggaactgttgggtttctctataactGTAGTGCCCCAAGATAATGGATGTTATGATTCGGTACTATTCAAAATGAAATCGAAACGGGTCTTCTTATAGAGTAATTTCTGTCAAGCACCGATTTAAAAAGTGCAGTTTCAGATTCAAAATAGTACACAAAACTAATCTAAGTCCAAAAGATTTGCACCAGACACACATACGGTAAGTTTCCATTTTGAAGTtgctaaaaagaaaagaataaaagaagaatTAAAACTTCAAAGCTTCGAAGCTACTACTGGGCTCTATGAAACCAGAGAGTATAATCCCAGCAAAGTGAATGTTCCTTTGTGTTTCCTTGCAGCTTTTTAAAGTCCCAAGTCTCCCAAACCTGTTCAAGAAAACCAAAGACAGCGACCAGGAGGGGTCGTCCACCGGAGCCGAGGAAGAAACCTCCTTCGGCTCTGAGCACTCCGGAGGAAAGAGAGTGAGTAGCAACGTCCTGTGGTTGAAATATCAGATTATAGATAGTGATCGCTTCACTCTTCATGGCTCACGTATATGAAATCTGTTTCCTGTGCGTTCTGTgcttcctttaatcaaattcaaGTCCTCGCCgttgtgtctttctttccctctcaaCGTCTTCTGTCTGCTCCctcagggcagcagcagcagcgtcggCACAGACTCCGGCCTCTTCGAGAGCGTCAGCGTGGCCGGAGAGCTGGAGCTGTCTCTGACCTACGACCCCGACGCCTCCTGTCTGGAGATCACGGTTTGCGCCTGCAGGAATCTCTCATATGGGAACACGAAGAAGAGGAGATGTCACCCGTAAggattattaataatacagcactgtgtgtgtgacacaccACGTGACATCATTGTTTAACCTCCTGTGCCGGTTTTCTCTGCGTGTAGATTCGTCAAAGTCTTCGTGCTCCCGGAAAAGAGCGGCAAAATGAAGACGGCGGTGAAGAAGAACACAACTGATCCTGTTTTTAACGAGGTTTTAAAGGTATAACacaaaattgaaataaaaacacaaatgcctttactttgttttgttctgtgtttttacttctccatgttttatttatattatagtATCATATAGAGCGCCACCTGCTGTTTGGAAAGAGACTGCAGGCCACGGTGTGGCATTCAGGAACCCTGAGAAGGAAGGTGTTTCTGGGTGAAGTCCTCATCCCACTGGACGGCCTGACGTGCAAGGATCAATCCTCCCAGAGCTTCAACTGGTACCCACTGTGTCCCAAGGTAAAACAGAGCTGTGGTTTATATACAAGACCAGAaaagtttaatgtttttatcttaaactgaatcatatcatatcatcaaCTTCTGTTCAAAAAATTATTATCCCTAAATAATTTGTCATTATGATCCGTGACCTTGAGTTTAATTGGTCCAATACCTCGATTTTTTGACCGATGTCATCAGACATTGATTTTTCTTATATATTCTGtgcatatgaattatttcatGCTTCAGGGTTTCTTATCTTGTATTGGTTACGCAGGCTGAGAGACCAGATGGTGGCGCTATGGAGCAGGACGGATGAGAACTGCTGGTCAGAGTCATGTTCACCTCCAACAACAAGGGTGAGTGATATATATTCTCCTGTTTCTATCATGTAGTTGAATGTATTACAGA
This genomic window from Platichthys flesus chromosome 18, fPlaFle2.1, whole genome shotgun sequence contains:
- the sytl3 gene encoding synaptotagmin-like protein 3 yields the protein MDLDFLHALERERVLDVLRRDKQLRIIEEDRIRRMKHELQELRRRGAKSFTRQYGERTCARCQRPLGKFWNSGDVCHGCSHRICSRCRVGVGASGWTCTVCYAYSEVKIRSGDWFVEEKLKKFPVSQDKYETVGEKLLQTYNVLSHISVVPPTPPPHLDQHFLSRSGSLNNSKPFTKSVEDLMVSFTSHMKNISTSQNDVQADLLFVGNGRKGSCFTFTHQKSLSDTEINKSSRLFKVPSLPNLFKKTKDSDQEGSSTGAEEETSFGSEHSGGKRGSSSSVGTDSGLFESVSVAGELELSLTYDPDASCLEITVCACRNLSYGNTKKRRCHPFVKVFVLPEKSGKMKTAVKKNTTDPVFNEVLKYHIERHLLFGKRLQATVWHSGTLRRKVFLGEVLIPLDGLTCKDQSSQSFNWYPLCPKAERPDGGAMEQDG